The genomic window CTCCTCGCCCAGAGCATTTCCGAGTGGCGCGGGACCGGATTCGATGCAGGTGACCTCGGCGCCGGCAGCGAGAGCGGCTGTCGCGACCTCCGCGCCGATCCAACTCGCGCCGACGAGAACGACTTTCGCCCCTGGAACCAGCTTCTCCCGCAGCGAGCGGGAATCGTCCACGGTGCGTACGGCCAACTGACGTTCGCTGCCCGGCAACCGGATCGGTGCGGCGCCCGTCGCGATGATCAGGGCGTCGTACTCGACCGGGCCGCCTGCCGTGTGGACTTGCTTGGCGCTCGTGTCGAGTCCTGTTGCGGCGGTGCCGGTGCGAACATCGATCTTCAAGGCGTCGTAGTCGGTGCGCAACTGCGTGTTCAACTCACCCTTCAGCGCAGCCTTCGTCAGCGGAGGCCGGTCGTAGGGGAGGTGTTCCTCGGCGGCAAGAAGCACGATCTCTCCTTCGAAACCGTTCGCCCGCAACGTTTCACAGCAACGCGCGCCGGCGAGACCGCCGCCTACGATGACGACTTTCATCAGTACATCGGGGCAGCGGGTGCGGTGGACGCGGCAAGCGCCTCGCCGTCTGCCAGGAGCCGCTTGCCCGGGGTGAAGTGCGCTGGGATTCGCTGCCAGCCCATATTGGTGCCCTGATGTGGGTAGCGCTCGAGCTTGTCGCGTTCGATCGTGTAGTCGGGCATACGGTTGAGGATCTGCGTCAACAACGTCTTTGCCATCAAACGACCGAGGTGCGAACCTGAGCAGCGGTGCACACCGATACCGAATGCTGTGTGCCTGTTCGGCCAGCGGTCGATGTCGATCTCGTCGGGATTCTCGAACAGCTCTTCGTCACGGTTCGCTGACGCCCACGACAGGAGAACGCGGTCGCCCTTCTTCATCGGGCACCCCTTGAATTCGACGTCGTCGGTCACGGTCCGCGCGAGCGCTTGCGTCGGCGAAAAGAACCGGAGGAATTCCTCGACAGCATGATCCATCAGCGACGGGTCGTCGATGAGGCGCTGGCGGACGTCCGTGTGATCGGCGAGCCACACGAGCGTCTGACTGACCAGTGACGCCGTCGTTCCCGTGCCACCTGCGACCAGGAGCTCGACCATCGCGAACACCTCGAAGTCGTCGAGGACGCGGCCGTCGACCTCCTGCTGCACGAGGTAGCTGATGACGTCGCCGGTCGGGTTCTCGCGTCGATCGGCAATGACCGAACGCATCTTCTCGGACAGGTACGGGAAGTCGACCTTCATTGCGTGCTCGTAGTGCGGAGATCCCGGCACCCCGGCGAGGGCCTCATGATGCGCTGCGGCATAGGTCTTCCAGTCCTCGATGCCGAGGCCTAGCCAGTCGACGGTGACGATGGCCGGCACCCCGATGACCGAGGTGAAATCGCATTCGCCCGCCTCGATGACGCTGTCGATGAAGGCGGTGGTGTGGTGCTCGACCAGATCCTTCATCTTCTCGACGGCGGCCGGAGAGGTGATGGGGTTGACGATCTTCCGGTACTTGCGGAACTCAGGGGGATCCAGCTCGATCGGGATGTGAAAGTGCATGGGCGTCTTGGGGATAACCACCGACAGGCCTTCGCCGCCGTACTCGTTTCGCGCCGAGGAGAACGTGTCGTCGTCGCGGGAAGCGTCGAACACGGCGTCGTAGTCGGACAACACCCAGTAACCGCCGTGCGCTTCGGACCAACCGCGCTTCTCGGCGTTCCTGAGCTTGCGGTAGGAGCCAACAGGATCCGCGGAGTGTTCCTGCGAGTTGTGGTCGAAGTGGATGACCGGGCAACGGCCGCTTTCAGTCATGTCTGTGTTTCCTCCTGCGAGCGAAATCTGGCGCAACCATTCGGGCCTTGTCCTGATAATGGTTATACTAGATTACGATGTTGTCAACATCACAGCATTGACCAGCTTATAGTTCAGGTCACTGGAGTGACTGTAAACAAAGAGTGCTTCGAAGGAGGAGTCGTGAACGTATCGGTCGACGAGTTCCAGTGCCAGGGTCACGGCCTGTGCCAAATGACATCGCCGCAGGTCTTCGCTCTGCGCGACGAGGATGGACATGCCTACGTGCTGCCCGAGGGGCAGGAGCCCGACCATGCCGGGGAGGCCAGGGCAGGAGCGGACAGCTGCCCGGAACGCGCCATCAGCGTCAGTTAGGCGCCTACGGCGCACGCGAACTAGCGGCCGTGCCTCAGTGGCGTGGTTGAGTGCCTCAGAGGGGCCCTAACCACGCCACTGGCGCGGAGCGCCCAACCAAAAGCGCCGCGGAGCGCGTACCAAAAAGCTAGAGAGCCCGATCCCACTGAATGACCGAGCCCATGACATCCGGGAACTTCCGCTCGGCGTAGCGAACGTATTCGTTGATGTGCTGCGCCATCCGGTCCTGTGAGAGGCCTGGGTCGTGCGCAAGGAGAGAGTCGTAGATCGATTGATGAGCTGTCAGAATCGCGGCGCGACGAGGCGCCGGGTAGTCGATACCGATGATCGTGCCGTCCATGATTCCGAGCAGCGAGTCGACAAGATAGCCGAACAGCGGGTTACCCGACGACCAGGCGATGATGTCGTGGAACTGCTTGTTGGCCTCGAGGAAGATGTACTGGTCGTCGAGGGAATCACGCATTGCTTCGATGGTGCCGTTGAGTTGGACGAGGGAGTCGTCGGAGATCCGTTCGGCGGCCAATTTGCTGATCATCGGTTCCATTGCCACGCGTGCTTCAGCGATAGCCTTGAACGGCGCGTTCTTGAGTTGCATGAGCAGGATGACCGTGCTGGCCAGATGCGAGGCGTCGGGGTCGAGCAGAACCGGGCCGCCTTTGGGCCCCGGCTTGAGCGCGATGACTCCCTGAAACTCGAGCAGACGAAGCGCCTCACGCAGCGTTCCACGACCGATCTGATACTTCTCGAGCATCGCCTTCTCGGGCGGAAGAAGATTGCCGACAACGAGGCCCTGACGCAGCGTGTCGCGAATGATCTGTTGCGCGATCACCATCGCCGCCTTCGGAGCGCGATTGGTCACGGTCATGAGTGTGTCCTCCCAGCTTCGCGCGGACCGAACGCTGTCCGCGGACGCCCCGTAAATCAAGGCGATTGATTATAACAATAAAGCCCGAGCTGGCCGTGGACCACGAAACCGCAGTTCCCCGCTGTACAAATCCTTCAACCCCCCACGCCGAAGAACAGGAACGCCATGCCTGACGTAATCATCGAAAGTACACCGGCCACCCTCTGGATTCGCCTCAACAGGCCTGAGCGTCGTAATGCGTTCGATCCTGAGATGTCGGCCGCGATCGCCGACGCCCTCGACGACGCGTCGGGCTATCGCTCGGTCGTCATCACAGGATCAGGCGGCAGCTTTTGCGCGGGCGGGTCGTTGGCCAAGCTCAGCGAGCCGACACCCAAGGAGATGCGCAAGTTGTATCGAGGTTCGCTGCGCCTGTTCGACTCCATCCGCAATTGCCCGCGGCCGGTGATCGCAGCCGTCAACGGCGCCGCCGCCGGCGGCGGGAACGAGCTGATCGTCGCGTGCGATCTGGCTGTCGCCGCCCGCTCTGCGACGTTCGGACAAACCGGTCCTCGCGTCGGAAGCTCCCCGGTCACCGGAGCCACCAACGTCATGGGTGTGCAGATCGGCGAAAAGCGCGCCAAGGAGATGGCGATGCTGTGCCGACGGTATTCCGCGCAGCAGGCGTTGGATCTCGGCCTGATCAACGAGGTCGTGGACGACGACAAGCTGGAGGAGACGGTGCAGGGGTGGTGCGACGAGATCTCCGCTCTGAGTCCTCGGTACCTCGAGATCACGAAGGTCAGCTCCAACGTGTGGTGGAACGCGGCACGCGACTCTTTCTCCACGGGGCTCGGCATGCTCAACCAGGCAGTGGGGAGCCCCGACATGATCGAGGGTGCGACGGCCTTCCTCCAGAAGAGGAAGGCCGTCTTTCCGGACCCGCAGTAGGCGGCTACTTTTCGGACAGAAGGACTTCCTCGGTGCCGTTCCACTGCACGACTGCACCCTTGACTCGCATGTCGTTGCCCTCGAAGGTGACGTCGCCTTCGGCGCCGGTGAAGCCTTCTGCCACGACCTGCTGCAGACCGTTCTGGATGTCCTCGCGCGACGCACCTCCGGACTTCTCGATGGCGTGGGCGATCATCCACGCAGCGTCATAACCCTCGGCGGCGTAGTTGTTCGGGTTCTCGCCGTCGTACTTGGCGCGGTATGCCGCGACGAACTCCTGCGTTCCGGGATTCGTCCCGTGGTAGGTGAAGTCGGTGGGCCAGGTCATGCCTGCACCCGCCGGGCCCGCGGGCGTGAGATTGCCTGCACCGGAACCAGTGTGGGTGACGAGAGTTCCGTCGTAGCCTGCTTGACGCAGCTGCGATACGGCAGTGGCGTTCTGGGCTCCGTTCATCATGATCGCGATCCCGTCCGGGTTGTCGGCGAGGATCTTGGCGATCGGCGCGGTGAAGTCCTGGGTCGTGTTCTGCACCGAAGATGTCGATGCCACGGTGTACCCGAACTGCTCGGCCATCTCCGGAATCGTCTCCTCCGACAGCTGCGTCAAGGTCGGGTTGGCGCTGTTGTACAGAATGCCGAGGGTCTTCACGCCCTCCTGCTGGAGATACTCACCCGCCTGGTCGTAGTAGGTAGCCATGGGAGCCGTTGCACGGTAGGTGTATTCACCGACGAGCGTGCCTTCACTGCCGGATTGGGTGAACACGATGGGAACCTTGGCCGCCTGCGCAAGTGGCGCGATGGCGATCGACTGCGCGCTGGTGACTGTGCCGAGAATCGCGGCGACGTCGGGATTGACGGTCGCCTCCGTGACCTGACTTGCGGCGGTCTGCGCCTCGCCCGCGGTATCGCGGCTCTCCAGCTTCACCGTCGACTCGCCCAAATACTTCTGATCGTTGATCTCGCCGATCGCCAGCTCGATTCCCTTGAGCTGGTTGGATCCCGCGTAGGACAACGTCCCTGTCTTGTCGGTGACGGAGAAGAGCGTGATTTCCGACGGCATTTCACCCGAAGCGGTGCTGCCTCCCCCACTTCCGCCGCTACATCCGGCGACGCCGAGTATCGCGACCGCGGCCAACGCGGGGACAGCAAACCTGTTCATCGTTTCACCCATTTCCTGGTAATCATGCGCATATACTGATTCAGTTCATGATGGGCTGTCCCGTCGCGTCCTGTCCAGGAAATACCGGAATCGGAAGAAGATCCCCGAGATGCTCACCTCCGACGTCGAAGCACGCCTCGATCGAATCGAATCACGCACGGCCATTGGTGAACTCCCGATTCTCTACTGCCTGGTCATGGACGAGCGCAACACCACCGGAATCAGAGCTCTGTTCACCGCCGACGCGACCATGCGGTCCGCAGACGGGGTGTTCTCGGCGTCGGGCATCGACACCATCGTCGACGTCTTCCAGGCCAGATTCGACGCGCTCGGACCGACGAACCACGTCACGCACGGGCACGTGATCCGATTCGACGACGGCGATGCCGACCTCGCCATCGGGATTGCCGTCGGACATGCCGAGTTGGTGCGCAACGGCGTCCCGATGGTAACGGCACTGCGATACCGCGATGTCTACCGTCGCGTCGACGCCACCTGGAGAATTCAGGATCGACTGATGTCCTACATGTACTACCTGCCTACGAGTGAGTACTCGAACGGACTCGGTGACCCGAACAGCATGCGCGCCTATGGAGATCGACGTCCTGCGGACTGGCCGGAGTCACTGCACTCGGGTGACGCCGCCTGGCTGGAGCAGTTCTGGACCTAGCGGCTCGACGGCGGCCTCCCAGCGACCGTGACCGAGTAGTGCGACCGCAGAGCACAGCACCACGAAAACCACTCCTGCCGTTGCCATCCCCGTCGCACTTCCCCACGCAGTAGACACCGCGCCGGTGACAAGAGCGAGCACTGCAGTCAGTCCGTAACAGAACGAGGCGAATCGTGACGCGACGCGCCCCTGCTCGACGGCAGTGGCTCCGCGCGTCAATATCCGGAGCCCGCACGCGTAGGCGAACCCCTGCCCGAGTCCCCAGCACACGCAGCCGGCCAGAACGAGCACCAGGTTCGACGCCACCACCCCTGCCGAACACAGAACGGCCCCGGAAGCGATGAGAACCAGCGACTGAATCGGCCGCAGCGCCGTCCGTAGAGATGCAAAGACAAACGGCGAAATCCACGCGATCGACAGCAACACCACCGGGGCGAGGGCGCCGACGATCAGCGACGAGCTACCGGTCTGCTCGCGCACAGCAGTCGGCAGAATCCCGACGGCGATGCCGCCGATCGCCCAGCCCGCGAGCCCGATACCGTAGCCCGCGGCGCGAGCGCGGGCGTCGCGGTCGGTGTTGCTCGCCTCAGCATCGACGGATTCCGGTTCGACGAGAGCAGCGCGCAGAATCCCCCGCGCACGATAGAGAGCGATCACGAGAACTGCCAGGACCGTCACGAGCAGGCCCATATGAATCAGGTAGACAGTCGTGGTCGGTCCCGGAAGATATTCGGCCACAGCAGCTCCGAGGATCAGACCGACGAACGATCCGAAGATCGCTCCCGACGCCGCGATGGTCCGCCCCTTCTCACCACGGGCCGCCACGGCGATGGTCGCAGCCGCACCCGTGGCCACCCCGACGCACGTGCCGGTCAGATACCTGCCGACGAAGAGTGCGACGACGGAATCGCCGCCCATCATCAGCGCGATATCGGCGACGACGCCGCCCACCACGGAGACCGGCAACAACAACCACGCATAGCGAGTGAGATGCGTACGTGCCATCACGGTGAACGTCACCACCAATGCCACGAGATACGTTGCGAACAGAGCAGACACAGTGAACGTCGAGAGTGCCATTCGGTCCGCGTACATCGGGAGCAACGGACCAGGCACGTTCGATCCGACGACGAGTGCGGCAAACGTAGCTGCTGTTGCGGCGCCCAACATCCGGCGCCGGCGGGCGAGAACCTGAATATCGATCTCGGTGTGCGCCGTCACGGACGGTCGAGAGAGGACAGCGCGTCGCGCAGAGGGTCGGGAATCGGAGCTTTGAGTCCGTCGGGGCCTCGTACGGCGTACTTGATCTTGCCGTACGCGACGCGATCGTCCCCGCGCGTGAACGGAAATCCGACGATGTAGGAGGTGGTTCCGAGGTGATCGAGTTCCATCCCGCAGGTGATCTCGTCGAATACGCGGCACGACGTGAGATAAGAGCATTCGGAACCGAATCCGACGGTGCCGACCCCGATGGCATCCAACATCGTGTGACTGTCCAGTCCGTGGGAATGCAGCCACACGCTGTAAGTGCGTTCCATCCAGGGGTAGTTCATCGCGAAGTACGAGATGCCGATGGCATCGCAGTCTCCGTAGGCAAGTGTGAAGGTCTGGCTAGTCGGATGGTCGACCATCTACGGCACCTCTTTCTGTACTCACTTTCTAACATCCCGACCTTTACACTAATCATTATCATGGTTATGGTGACTGGAGTCACATGTAAACGTGCGCATCAATTCAACATCGCACGTGGACAGCATGTTCGGTCTCATCGAAGGAGCAGCAGTGAAAACCATCGGAGCCTTGATCTGGGAGCCCGGCACGCGCTCGGGCTGGAGTGTGGAAGAGATCGAGATCGATCCGCCCAAGAGCCGTGAAGTGCGCATCAAGCTCGCGGCGTCGGGAATCTGCCACAGCGACGACCACGTCGACACCGGCGACATCCCGCTCGATTGGGCACCCATCATCGGTGGTCACGAGGGTGCAGGGGTCATCGAGGAGCTCGGTCCCGACGTCACTGGTTTCGAGGTCGGTGACCACGTCGTGCTGTCGTTCCTTCCGTCGTGTGGGCATTGTCAGATGTGCACTGTCGGGCGCTCGAACATGTGCGAGATGGGCGCAGGTGTGCTCGCCGGCTTCGCACCCGACGGCACCCATCGCGTCCACGCTCGTGGCCAGGGCGTCGGCCCCTTCTCGTTCCTCGGTACGTTCTCGCCGTACGTCGTCGCCAATATCGACTCGTGCGTCAAGATCGGCAAGGACATCCCGCTCGACAAGGCAGCCCTCATCGGCTGCGGCGTACCCACCGGCTGGGGATCCTCCGTCTACGCGGCCGAGGTTGCTCTCGGTGAGACCGTCGTCGTCATCGGCACCGGCGGCGTCGGCATGAACGCAGTCCAGGGAGCCCGCCACAAGGGCGCGAAGAACATCGTCGCCGTCGACCCCGTCGAGTACAAGCGTGACCAGGCGAAGCTCTTCGGCGCAACCCATACCGTCGAAAACCTCGATCAGGCCAAGGAACTCGTAGATTCTCTGTCGAACGGCCAGGGCGCCGACAAGGTGCTCATCACCGTCGACATCGCCTACGGTCATCTGCTCAACCCGGCGCAGGAGATGACGCGACGTGGCGGCACGCTGGTCCTTACGTCGGCGGCACCCGTCACCCAGCGCGATGTGCCGTTCGACCTGTTCACATTCGCGATGTCCGGAAAGCGCCTGCAGGGCACGCTTTACGGGACCACGACGGCCCGCCGCGACATCCCGTTGATCGCCGACATGTACCGCCGCGGCGAATTCATGCTGGACGAGCTGGTCACCAAGACCTACAAGCTCGAACAGATCAACGAGGCCATCCAGGACATGCGCGACGGCAAGAACATCCGCGGCGTCATCATGTACGACGAGTAGGAGACTCGAATGAGTGTCAGCGAAATCATTTCTGCAACACACACCTACGCGTTGGGATTGGACAAGTTCGATCCCAAGCTCGCGCTGAGTGCGTTCGCCGTCGATGCCGTCTGGGATGCGACACCGGTGGGTCTGGCGAAGTACGAGGGGCACGAGGCGATCCTCGACTTCTTCGAGCGCGATGCCGAGCAGGTGAAGGATCAGTTTCACATCATCACCAATCACATCGTGCACTTCGATTCCGAGACCACCGCGCATGGCACCAACTACGTGTTCTCCGAGGGCCACACCAACGGTGGTGCGGCGTTCAAAGCCATTGCGCTGAACGAGGACACCTACGTACACACCGACGACGGGTGGAAAATAGCCTCCCGCGTCATCTCGCCCCTCACCCCGCCCCAGATGGAGGGATTTGAGGCTTGAGGCGCTTCGCGCCCGTGCGTGCGTAGTTACGTCGGGACGTAACTACGCACGCACGGGCGGAGCCGTTTAAGGAACACATGAAACCGCTCGACATTCTCATTGCCAAGGATTCGATCCGCGACCTGGCAGGCACGTATTCGATGGCGGTGGACGACCACGACATCGACGCGGTCCTCGGGATGTACACGCCCGATGCCACATTCACCGTGGCCGGCGCCACGCTGCGCGGCCATGCTGAGCTGCGTGAGTTCTACGTCGGCAGCATGGACCGCTACACCACCATGCTGCACACTCCGGAGATCCACCTGATCACCGTCGAAAGCAGGACCTCGGCAACCGGACGAATGACCGGGCATGCCGAACTCGCGGTACGAGATACGCTGATGATGACGGCTTTTCGCTATGCGGACCACTACGCCTTCGACGGCAGGTGGCGGTTCCAGCACCGCGAGGTCACCTTCATGTACGCGGTGCCATTCGAAGCCATGAGCGCGAGTTTCCGGACGAACAAGCGGATCAGATGGCCGCAAACTCGGTACGCCGAAGCTGACTATCCCGAGTCCGCGCCCACCTGGAATACCTATCGCAGCTGACCACCTCGCCCGTCACCGGGCATCTTCGTCGAATCGTGGCTGACGGCGATCCGAACAGGCTCGACTTCGAGAACGACACGTTCCGGGCTGTCCAGCAGTCGCGCGAATGCGTCGGGATCCCCCGGTGCGAGATGTCGCGAGAATTCGGGGTAGAACCACGTCTTCACCGAAGCGTCGTCGTGCACAGTGGCCTTGCCTCGAATCGAGACCATTCGACGGCCCGGCAGCGACGTGCCCGCATTGGAGATCACCAGACTCACGCGGGGATCGCGCACCGCCCCGCGAACGTGCGCCCGGCTTGCGGCCGCCGTCAACCAGAACCTGTCTCTGGTGAACAGGTAGCTCATGACGACGCCCGCGGGCCAGCCTGCTTCGGTAGTGAACGCGAACGTGCACTCGGTCTGGGTTGCGATCAACTCCGAGCGCCCTTCCATCGATGCGCGCACCGACGAGAGGTTCTCGTTGTCGTCGATTCCCACCCGGCTCACGAGTCGGAGGATCCGTAGGGCACGAACGCTGCGGTCGCTGTCGGCAGTGCCATGACGCGGTCGACGTAGATTCTCTTGTGCTTGATCTTCAGATCACCGTCTACTTCGACCAGAGAATCGGAGTAACGACCGAAGATCCGGGACGTGCTGTCGGGGTTGAACAAGGTCGCCTCGAAGTACGCCTCGATGCGGACGCCGTCGTCCTCGCGTGTCACCAGCATGTTGGTGACGACGTGGCGTGACACCTCCGTCTCGGACGCCGCGAACGCACGGTAGATGTCGAGGAAGTTCTCCAACCCGCGCTTCTCCTGGGTCGTCTGCGTGACGGCTATGTCCTCCAGTGCGAGATCGCGCAATGTATCGAGATCTCCGGAATCGGCTGCCCAGGCATAGGCGGTCAACGTCGTCTGCGCACGGTGCGCGAGGTCCTGATCGACCAGAGTTGTCGTCATGATGGTCCTTTCATTTCACGTAAGCGCCCGCATCCACGGGCAGGGTGACACCGGTGACATATCGGCCTTCGTCACTGGAGAGATAGAGCACGGCATTGCTGATGTCGACGGGATCGATCCAGGGCACCGGCAACGTGTTCAGGGACATGAACCCCGCCATTGCCTTGTCCTGCGTGGGCTCCGGATCTCCCGGTGCGAACATCGAATAGGTCCCTGGGTTCTGGATCATGATGGTGTCGACGTTGGTGGGATGCACAGTGTTGACGCGGATCTTGTACTGACCGAGCTCGTTGGCCATCGTCCGCATCAATCCGACGATCCCGTGCTTCGCGGCAACGTAATGGGCGACGTGCTGAATGCCTTTCAACCCACCGATCGAACTGGTGAACACGATGGAACCACCGTTGCCCGCCTCGATCAGAGCAGGGATCGCAACCTTTGCGGTGTGGAAGACACCGGTGAGGTTGACGTCGATCATGTCCTTCCACTGCTCCGACGTCAGCTCCCACGACAGCCCATAGGTCGCGATACCTGCATTGGCGACGACGATGTCGACACGACCCAACTCTGCGACACCCTCGTCGAACACTGCCTGCAACTGATCGAGGTCGCGGACGTCGGCTCGCCGAGCGACGATACGGCGATCGAGGGCCTCGACCTGCGCAGCCGTCTCGGCCAGTTCTTCCTCGGTGGCGAGAGGGTAGAACGGGGTGACCGTATCGATGTTCTCGCAGATGTCGACGGCGATGATATCGGCGCCTTCCTGCGCCAATCTGACTGCATGCGAGCGACCTTGGCCGCGCGCTGCACCGGTGATGAATGCTACTTTGCCTTCGAGCCTTCCGGTCATGCATGCTCCTTCGGTAGTAGAACGGTTCCTGCACCGGTGAGGACCTCGGCGCCGCCCATGACGGTCAAGGAAAGCGAACACTCGACTTCGAGCCGATCGATCTTCTCGGTCACTGCCGTCACGACTCCCAACGCCTCCAGCCGGTCACCCTCGAACACGTTGCCCAGGAAACGGAATCGGTAATGGGTGATGCGATCGGATCCACCGGCCCACTGGCCGAGCATCGACAACACGTACGCCATGTTGCTCGGACCTTGGTTGACTGTCTTGTCACCCATGCCGAGTTGCGCGACGGCCACGCGATCGAAATGGATCGGGTTGGGGTCCCGCATCAATGCCGACAGAAGCTTCATCTTCTCCGGGTCAACGCTCTCGATGATGCGAGCAGGAAGGGATTGGCCCACTTCGATATTCACGCGGCCTCCCCTCGACGCGGGAAGACGATGGAGTTGGTGGTGGACGCGACGAGCTCGGCCTGTGCGTCGAGCACGTCCAAGCGATAGCCGACGATGTCGAACACGCCCGTCTTTTTGCCCGTTTTGCGCGCAGCCGAGACGATCTCGCCACGGACCGTGTAGGTCTCCCCCGTCTGCAACGGGGTGTGAACAGTTGTATTCGTTTCGCCGAACATCGGACCATCTGCTTCGGTCGCATGGAAGACGTCGAACAGTTCGTTCCACGTCCACCCCATCGACCCGGTGGCAACGAGAAACACGAACGTCGGATGCGAGGCTCCGTCCTCCGGTGAGCACTCCATGGCGTCGAGCACCAGGGTGACCCACCACTTCTCCAACGTCCTGCTGCCGCCGGGCATTCGTGTTCCGACGAGGGCTGTGAGTTCGTCCTCGGTCATACGCTGCGGCCCGTCGCCTCCCAGTAGGGCGACCGCAGATCACGTTTCATGATCTTGCCGGTGGGTGCCTTGGGCAGGGCCGAGACGAAGTCGACCGACCGCGGCTTCTGGTACGACGCCAGGTTCTTCTTCGCAACGTCGATGATGTCCTGTTCGGTGGCCGTCGTCCCTGGTTTGAGTACGACGACAGCTTTGACGGCCTCACCCCATTCGTCGTCGGGAACACCGATGACAGCGCATTCGAGTACCGACGGGTGTGCGCCGATGGCTTCCTCGACCTGCACGCTGAAGATGTTCTCTCCGCCGGAGATGATCATGTCCTTGGCTCGGTCGACGATGTAGATGTACCGGTCTTCGTCCCACGTCGCGATGTCACCGGTCCACATCCAGCCGTCACGCAGCGTGTCCTTGGTCAATTCCGGGCGGTTCAGGTAGCCGATCATGTTCGACTCCGACCGAACGACGATCTCGCCTGGGGTCTTGCCGTCACGTGGGACTTCTTCACCGAATGCGTCGACGATTCGAATGGTGGTGACGAAACCTTCGCGGCCGCAGGACTTCAGACGGTGCACGTCGTGACCCTTGACCGCGGCGAGGTGATCCTCCTGGGACAGGAAGGACATCGTCGTACCCTCGGTCTGCCCGTAACCCTGGATCAGCGTGCACGGGAAGGATTCGAGCGCCGCACGCACGATGGTCGACGGCATCGGCCCGCCGCCGTACTGAATGTTGCGAAGGCTGGACAGGTCGTACGAAGCGAAATTCGGGACGGCCATCATCCAGTTGAGCATCGTGGTGATGCCGAGGAAAGCGGAGACCTTCTCGGACTCGATGATCTCTAGTGCCTGCTGCGCTTCGAAGTTGACCAGCACCACCGGACAACCGTGCTTCATGTAGTTCATCGAGAGAACTACAGGAATGTGGTACATCTGACCGGTGAGCATGTACACGTCGGTAGGTACGACACGTTCGGCCACAGTCTGATTGAGCATCCCGTTTGCCGCGCTGGTATGGGTGTGGATCGCACCTTTGGATTCGCCGGTGGTTCCGCCCGTGTAGAGGATGAAGAACGGGTCGTCTCCGCCGATCGACGGTGTCCAGATGGGTTCGGCCGCGCTCGAGCGTGCCAGGAGCTCGTCGTAGGAACCATCGGAGTCGGCGCCGAACTCGAGCCAATTATCGACATTCACCGAACGTTGCAGCTCGAGCTTGGTCTCGGACCACTCGGCCGCGGTGATGATCACCTTCGGCGCAGCATCGGCGATCAGTCCGATGAGCTGCTTGATCCCTAGGCGCCAATTGAGCGGCTGCAGAACCAGTCCCGCTTGTCCAGCAGCGAAGTACAGCTCCTGGAACTCGACGCTATTGCGTGTCAGGACGGCGACACGATCGCCCTTTTCCAGGC from Rhodococcus sp. P1Y includes these protein-coding regions:
- a CDS encoding class I adenylate-forming enzyme family protein, which encodes MLNQGLIPAKWAALTPNRQAVFDVPNDRRITFSELDERVRRLANGLRDLGLEKGDRVAVLTRNSVEFQELYFAAGQAGLVLQPLNWRLGIKQLIGLIADAAPKVIITAAEWSETKLELQRSVNVDNWLEFGADSDGSYDELLARSSAAEPIWTPSIGGDDPFFILYTGGTTGESKGAIHTHTSAANGMLNQTVAERVVPTDVYMLTGQMYHIPVVLSMNYMKHGCPVVLVNFEAQQALEIIESEKVSAFLGITTMLNWMMAVPNFASYDLSSLRNIQYGGGPMPSTIVRAALESFPCTLIQGYGQTEGTTMSFLSQEDHLAAVKGHDVHRLKSCGREGFVTTIRIVDAFGEEVPRDGKTPGEIVVRSESNMIGYLNRPELTKDTLRDGWMWTGDIATWDEDRYIYIVDRAKDMIISGGENIFSVQVEEAIGAHPSVLECAVIGVPDDEWGEAVKAVVVLKPGTTATEQDIIDVAKKNLASYQKPRSVDFVSALPKAPTGKIMKRDLRSPYWEATGRSV